The following are from one region of the Verrucomicrobiia bacterium genome:
- a CDS encoding TerC family protein — MHTTAAPLIHPHHSLAVWIGFNVFVILMLVLDLGLFHRASKEIKIKEAIWLSVFWTVLALLFNLGVYWKLGSDAAMKFFAGYVLERSLSVDNLFVFVLVFSYFKVPTEQQYRVLFWGILGALVMRAIFIFAGVAAIQAIHWIIYVFGGFLVYTGFKLFKEDDKEIEPEKNAIVKGFRRFVPMTENYEGEKFWVKRDARFWATPLLLVLIVVETTDIVFAVDSIPAILAVTTDSFLVYTSNVFAILGLRPLYFALAGMMKIFRYLHYGLGAILIFVGIKMIVTDIYHIPIVVALAVIAVILAA; from the coding sequence ATGCACACGACAGCGGCGCCTCTGATCCACCCGCATCACTCGCTGGCAGTCTGGATCGGCTTCAATGTCTTCGTTATCCTCATGCTGGTCCTGGATCTGGGCCTTTTCCACCGCGCTTCCAAAGAAATCAAAATTAAAGAAGCGATCTGGTTGAGCGTTTTCTGGACGGTCCTCGCGCTGCTCTTCAATCTGGGCGTGTACTGGAAGCTGGGTTCGGACGCGGCCATGAAATTTTTCGCGGGCTATGTTCTCGAGCGCTCGCTCAGCGTCGATAACCTGTTCGTTTTCGTCCTCGTCTTCAGTTATTTCAAAGTCCCGACCGAGCAGCAGTACCGCGTCCTTTTCTGGGGCATCCTCGGCGCCCTGGTCATGAGGGCGATTTTTATTTTTGCGGGCGTTGCCGCCATTCAGGCCATCCATTGGATCATTTATGTCTTCGGCGGATTCCTCGTTTACACGGGCTTCAAGCTCTTCAAGGAAGACGATAAGGAGATCGAGCCCGAAAAGAACGCCATCGTCAAAGGCTTCCGCCGTTTCGTGCCCATGACTGAAAACTACGAAGGCGAAAAATTTTGGGTTAAGCGCGATGCCCGGTTCTGGGCCACGCCGCTGCTGCTTGTCCTGATTGTCGTGGAAACGACGGACATCGTGTTCGCCGTGGACTCCATCCCGGCCATTTTGGCCGTGACGACGGATTCCTTCCTTGTGTATACTTCGAACGTTTTTGCAATCCTCGGCTTGAGGCCGCTTTATTTCGCGCTGGCCGGCATGATGAAGATTTTTCGTTACCTGCATTACGGCCTGGGAGCGATCCTGATCTTTGTCGGAATCAAGATGATCGTCACAGACATCTATCACATCCCGATCGTCGTAGCCTTGGCCGTGATTGCCGTGATTCTCGCGGC
- the aroF gene encoding 3-deoxy-7-phosphoheptulonate synthase, whose translation MIIVLKAEVTKKQVDHVVTKIKELKLKPVVSKGIERTIIGVIGDEAEVRLQPLEAFPGVEKVMDIQKPYKMVSRESRHQGSTFDLGKDVVIGGKKVVIMAGPCTVESQERIMKLARLMKKSGATVLRGGAFKPRTSPYDFQGLGEIGLKYLAAAKKATGLLIVTEMMDVRDLPLFERYADIIQIGARNMQNYNLLKEVGLSRKPILLKRGMANSIKEFLMAAEYIYSQGNHRVILCERGIRTFETTTRFTLDIGAVPVLKSETHLPVVIDPSHPAGKRAFVPALARAAVAAGADGLIVETHDKPEEAVCDGPQALLPEIFDELMKDLRNIARAIGRDI comes from the coding sequence ATGATCATCGTTCTGAAAGCCGAAGTCACGAAAAAGCAAGTTGACCACGTCGTCACCAAAATCAAAGAACTGAAGCTGAAGCCCGTCGTTTCTAAGGGCATTGAGCGCACGATCATCGGCGTGATCGGCGACGAAGCCGAAGTCCGCCTGCAGCCGCTGGAAGCCTTTCCCGGCGTCGAGAAGGTCATGGACATCCAGAAGCCGTACAAGATGGTGTCCCGCGAATCGCGCCATCAGGGCAGCACCTTCGACCTCGGAAAGGACGTGGTGATCGGCGGCAAGAAAGTCGTGATCATGGCGGGCCCGTGCACCGTGGAATCACAGGAACGCATCATGAAGCTCGCGCGGCTCATGAAAAAATCCGGCGCGACCGTCCTGCGCGGCGGCGCGTTCAAGCCGCGTACCTCGCCCTATGATTTCCAGGGACTCGGCGAGATCGGCCTCAAATATCTTGCCGCGGCGAAAAAAGCGACCGGCCTTCTGATTGTGACGGAAATGATGGACGTGCGCGACCTGCCGCTTTTCGAGCGCTACGCGGACATTATCCAGATCGGCGCCCGCAACATGCAGAATTACAATCTTCTGAAAGAGGTGGGGCTTTCCCGCAAGCCCATCCTTCTCAAGCGGGGCATGGCCAACAGCATCAAAGAGTTTTTGATGGCCGCCGAGTACATCTACTCGCAGGGGAACCATCGCGTCATCCTCTGCGAACGCGGGATCCGCACCTTCGAGACCACGACCCGCTTCACGCTCGACATCGGGGCAGTCCCGGTCCTGAAATCCGAGACCCATCTGCCCGTCGTCATCGACCCGTCGCATCCGGCGGGGAAAAGGGCGTTTGTCCCGGCTCTTGCCAGGGCCGCGGTCGCAGCCGGCGCCGACGGCCTCATCGTCGAAACCCACGACAAGCCGGAAGAAGCGGTTTGCGACGGGCCTCAGGCGCTTTTGCCCGAGATCTTCGACGAGCTGATGAAAGACCTGCGCAACATCGCGCGGGCCATTGGGCGGGATATCTAA
- a CDS encoding YceI family protein — protein sequence MKPMTLILSLFFLCPSLALAQAQVPTTAADHFHNAPENLNTDPAFVPGEFPLGDIYAAHTAYYAKKAELSQAVAADSASYAVTLGTGEVSFTVAKNETASVLGYFREYLGALKLGPNGPERLDMVLDVNSLDTGVPGRNNRILSLFFQSMKPDLGLVTIAFDHFELGGAFADWKAGETREVTASGMITLNGVQKPLAAKLSVTRSGQGWSVTSAEPVTLLISDFNFADRVYELMKSCNHKAIGNAVAVKVNLELR from the coding sequence ATGAAACCCATGACCTTGATCCTGAGTTTGTTCTTTCTTTGCCCGTCCCTTGCCTTGGCGCAGGCCCAGGTGCCCACGACGGCCGCCGATCATTTCCATAACGCTCCGGAAAACCTGAATACGGATCCCGCCTTTGTTCCCGGCGAATTTCCGCTGGGCGACATCTACGCGGCCCATACGGCTTATTATGCCAAGAAGGCCGAGCTGTCCCAGGCCGTGGCCGCGGACAGTGCTTCCTATGCCGTGACCCTGGGCACCGGGGAAGTTTCCTTTACTGTCGCCAAGAATGAGACCGCCAGTGTGCTTGGCTATTTCCGCGAATATCTGGGCGCTTTGAAGCTGGGACCCAATGGCCCCGAACGGCTGGACATGGTTCTGGACGTCAATTCGCTGGATACCGGCGTGCCCGGACGCAATAACCGGATCCTGAGCCTTTTCTTTCAGAGCATGAAGCCCGATCTCGGCCTGGTGACGATCGCCTTCGATCATTTCGAACTGGGCGGCGCTTTCGCGGACTGGAAAGCCGGCGAGACGCGCGAAGTCACGGCTTCCGGCATGATCACCCTGAACGGCGTGCAGAAGCCGCTTGCCGCCAAGCTCAGCGTCACCCGCAGCGGCCAGGGCTGGTCCGTCACGTCGGCCGAGCCGGTCACACTGCTGATTTCCGATTTCAATTTCGCCGACCGCGTTTACGAGCTGATGAAATCCTGCAACCACAAGGCCATCGGCAATGCCGTGGCCGTGAAAGTGAATCTCGAATTGCGTTAA
- a CDS encoding DUF1338 domain-containing protein → MMGPVDLLLQQLWEDYASMNKQAGVIHKALEQRGEKIVNDHVAFRTFDIPKVGLPVLAAPFMALGYRDAGEAYDFKDKKLKARYFKHPDPDKPKIFISELKVGECSASLQKTVRGLVDQVPPGREGDGRFLVSGVPWKRLSWKEYQELLKESEYAAWMAAFGFRVNHFTVFFNGLKTFPDLAALNVFIKGLGYALNASGGEIKGNPRVFLEQSSTMAYPVPTDFADRKETIPGCYYEFARRYPAKDGRLFQGFLPESADKIFESTHFRPASGPAQ, encoded by the coding sequence ATGATGGGCCCCGTGGACCTTTTGCTGCAGCAACTCTGGGAAGACTATGCGTCCATGAACAAGCAGGCGGGCGTCATCCACAAGGCGCTGGAACAGCGCGGGGAAAAGATCGTGAACGACCACGTGGCTTTCCGTACTTTCGACATTCCCAAGGTCGGGCTTCCGGTTCTGGCCGCGCCGTTCATGGCGCTGGGTTACCGGGATGCCGGGGAAGCCTACGACTTCAAGGACAAGAAATTGAAGGCCCGCTATTTCAAACATCCGGATCCGGACAAGCCCAAGATTTTCATCAGCGAGCTCAAAGTAGGGGAATGTTCGGCGTCCCTTCAAAAGACCGTGCGCGGTCTGGTGGACCAGGTACCGCCGGGGCGCGAAGGCGATGGACGTTTCCTTGTTTCCGGAGTTCCGTGGAAGCGTCTTTCCTGGAAAGAATACCAGGAGCTTTTGAAGGAAAGCGAGTATGCCGCATGGATGGCGGCGTTCGGTTTCCGGGTGAATCATTTCACGGTTTTTTTCAACGGCTTGAAGACCTTTCCCGATCTTGCGGCTTTGAACGTTTTCATCAAAGGGCTCGGCTATGCCCTGAATGCCTCGGGCGGGGAAATCAAAGGAAATCCCCGGGTTTTTCTCGAGCAGTCCTCCACGATGGCTTATCCGGTTCCCACGGATTTCGCGGACCGCAAAGAAACCATCCCCGGCTGTTATTATGAATTCGCCCGCCGCTATCCGGCAAAAGACGGCCGTCTTTTTCAGGGGTTTTTACCCGAATCCGCGGACAAAATCTTCGAAAGTACCCATTTCCGGCCTGCTTCCGGACCGGCGCAGTAA
- a CDS encoding START domain-containing protein: MEKNGKIIVIMAAAFALFAQNAAAEEHPWQLRKNQDGITVYVRPVDGSPILEYKATVNVKVPIEKAVAYYEDPTGAVRWFHQCSESRLLESRSDADKIMYMALDMPWPVSNRDAVYLRARTPGENAGVQFAISAVTDVLPPQPDKVRMPYLKGVWRFTPLPDGGTEIYVQQHADAGGHIPAAIVNRLVVDIPFNSLKNFRKRVSED; this comes from the coding sequence TTGGAAAAAAACGGCAAAATCATCGTGATCATGGCGGCCGCATTCGCGCTATTCGCGCAAAACGCGGCGGCGGAGGAGCATCCCTGGCAGCTCCGGAAAAACCAGGACGGCATTACGGTCTATGTCCGCCCGGTGGATGGTTCTCCGATCCTGGAATACAAAGCCACGGTTAACGTGAAGGTCCCGATCGAGAAAGCGGTCGCCTATTACGAAGATCCCACGGGCGCGGTCAGATGGTTCCACCAATGTTCAGAGTCGCGGCTCCTGGAATCCCGCAGTGATGCCGACAAGATAATGTACATGGCGCTCGACATGCCCTGGCCGGTTTCCAACCGCGACGCGGTTTATCTGCGCGCCCGGACGCCCGGGGAGAACGCCGGCGTTCAATTCGCGATTTCCGCGGTCACGGACGTGCTGCCGCCGCAGCCGGACAAAGTGCGCATGCCTTATTTGAAAGGCGTGTGGCGGTTCACGCCGCTTCCGGACGGAGGCACGGAGATTTACGTGCAGCAGCACGCGGACGCCGGCGGCCATATTCCCGCGGCCATCGTCAACAGGCTGGTCGTGGACATCCCGTTTAATTCGCTGAAAAATTTCCGGAAACGGGTTTCGGAGGATTGA
- a CDS encoding dicarboxylate/amino acid:cation symporter produces MQKTCAPGRGVLKHYAFPLILLGSITLGSASGFFLKDRAAMVKPLGDIFLNLLFTAVVPLVFFSIASSVAAMTDLRKLGRILLWMLLLFAATGILSTVLMLVGVKLFPPMTAPVALASAPAPVEGSVDFVGAFTVKDFSDLLSKKNMLPLIFFSMLVGLASCSLGEKSRPFSEFLAAGSEVMVKVIGLIMLYAPVGLAAYFAYLTGVFGPQLMQSYLRAVLLYYPFSIAYFFLGFSAYAWLAGGREGFKRFWSKIPLASMTALGTGSSMATVPVNLQAADEIGVPKEISRIAIPVGATIHMDGTCLSGILKIAILFSFYGRPFSGLATYATAVGVGVLSGVVMIGIPGGGFLGELLIVTLYGFPPESLPIITMVGTLVDPPATAVNAVGSNVVSMLIARVMGGKNWMQNQQETGA; encoded by the coding sequence GTGCAAAAAACATGCGCGCCCGGCCGCGGCGTCCTGAAGCATTATGCGTTTCCGCTGATCCTTCTCGGTTCCATCACGCTGGGAAGCGCGTCCGGATTTTTCCTCAAAGACCGCGCCGCGATGGTCAAGCCTCTCGGCGACATCTTCCTGAATCTTCTTTTTACCGCGGTCGTGCCGCTCGTCTTTTTTTCCATCGCTTCCTCCGTCGCGGCCATGACCGATCTCCGTAAACTGGGACGCATTCTCTTGTGGATGCTGCTGCTCTTCGCCGCGACAGGTATCCTCAGCACGGTGCTCATGCTCGTCGGCGTCAAGCTGTTCCCGCCCATGACCGCGCCCGTGGCCTTGGCCTCGGCCCCGGCTCCTGTGGAAGGTTCTGTCGATTTCGTGGGCGCTTTCACGGTGAAGGATTTTTCCGACCTCCTCTCCAAGAAAAACATGCTGCCGCTCATCTTTTTTTCGATGCTGGTGGGGCTTGCCAGTTGTTCTCTCGGGGAAAAATCCAGGCCCTTCAGTGAATTCCTGGCCGCGGGCAGCGAAGTCATGGTCAAAGTGATTGGGCTCATCATGCTGTATGCGCCCGTGGGCCTGGCCGCTTATTTCGCTTACCTGACCGGCGTGTTCGGGCCGCAGCTCATGCAGTCCTACCTGCGCGCCGTGCTTCTTTATTATCCGTTCTCCATCGCGTATTTTTTCCTCGGGTTCTCGGCATATGCCTGGCTGGCCGGCGGGAGGGAAGGGTTCAAAAGGTTCTGGTCGAAAATCCCACTGGCCTCGATGACCGCGCTGGGCACGGGAAGCAGCATGGCCACGGTGCCGGTCAACCTGCAGGCCGCGGACGAGATCGGCGTGCCCAAAGAAATCAGCCGGATTGCCATACCGGTCGGCGCGACGATCCACATGGACGGGACTTGCCTTTCAGGTATTTTGAAAATCGCCATCCTTTTTAGTTTTTACGGGCGGCCTTTTTCCGGACTGGCCACCTATGCGACCGCCGTGGGCGTGGGCGTCTTGAGCGGCGTGGTCATGATCGGAATTCCAGGCGGAGGATTTTTGGGAGAGCTTTTGATCGTGACGCTTTACGGATTTCCTCCCGAGTCGCTTCCGATCATCACCATGGTCGGCACGCTCGTGGACCCGCCGGCCACCGCGGTCAACGCCGTGGGCTCCAATGTCGTCAGCATGCTGATTGCCCGCGTCATGGGCGGAAAAAACTGGATGCAGAATCAACAAGAAACCGGCGCCTGA
- a CDS encoding DoxX family protein, translating to MKTFLCSPPMASRRVSVALLLVRVISGAAFMSYGRPMIQHPFQWMGPEAHVPGIFQALAALSEFGGGLAWILGLLTPLASLGLLFTMAYAVYFHLSHGDPFVSMSPGGMAYQPALLFASIALLLILGGPGQFSLDAVLCRKKTA from the coding sequence ATGAAAACTTTCCTTTGTTCGCCGCCGATGGCGAGCCGCCGCGTTTCCGTGGCCCTGCTCCTCGTCCGGGTGATTTCCGGTGCCGCGTTCATGTCTTACGGCCGGCCCATGATCCAGCATCCTTTCCAGTGGATGGGGCCTGAAGCGCACGTACCCGGCATTTTCCAGGCGCTTGCCGCGCTCTCCGAATTCGGAGGAGGGCTGGCATGGATTCTCGGGCTTCTGACCCCGCTTGCTTCCCTGGGTCTTTTGTTCACCATGGCCTACGCGGTTTACTTTCATCTCTCCCACGGCGATCCGTTTGTCAGCATGTCTCCCGGCGGCATGGCGTATCAGCCCGCTCTTCTTTTCGCAAGCATCGCGCTGCTGCTCATCCTGGGCGGTCCCGGGCAATTTTCCCTGGACGCGGTGCTTTGCCGTAAAAAAACCGCGTAA
- the rho gene encoding transcription termination factor Rho, producing MRNFHRPPDPRRGHHSQNSHRGRPDPSGFRQGPRHPAAPRRDEGEARFLGSTAIDPSPRIRLEDGSTELTMRAMDLICPIGMGQRGLIVAPPGSGKTTFLKHICQAIAKAYPQVKLYCLLIDERPEEVTDFRRKVTGAEVRWSSSDESYDHHIATASELMKQVYREAADGANVMVVIDSLTRLSRVHNAESRSSGRTLSGGVDARALEIPRRIFGSARKIENGGSLTILATILVQTGSRMDEVIFEEFKGTGNMEIVLSREISNRRIFPAVDISKSGTRKEELLIDPKELELVRKIRRVLATFNPVEAAQALIEQLQKFPTNKDLLGHLASQTSA from the coding sequence GTCATCCCGCCGCCCCGAGAAGGGACGAAGGCGAGGCCCGGTTTCTGGGCAGTACGGCCATCGATCCTTCCCCGCGCATCCGTTTGGAAGACGGCTCCACGGAACTCACCATGCGCGCCATGGACCTCATCTGTCCGATCGGCATGGGCCAGCGCGGGCTCATCGTGGCGCCTCCAGGTTCCGGCAAAACGACTTTTCTGAAGCACATCTGCCAGGCCATCGCCAAGGCTTACCCGCAGGTGAAGCTTTATTGCCTGCTGATCGACGAACGCCCTGAAGAAGTGACCGACTTCCGCCGCAAGGTGACGGGCGCGGAGGTTCGCTGGTCTTCGTCGGACGAATCCTATGATCATCACATCGCAACGGCGAGCGAGCTCATGAAGCAGGTTTACCGCGAAGCCGCCGACGGCGCGAACGTCATGGTGGTCATCGATTCTCTCACGCGTCTTTCCCGCGTGCATAATGCCGAAAGCCGTTCGAGCGGCCGGACGCTGTCCGGCGGCGTGGACGCGCGCGCGCTCGAAATTCCGCGGCGCATTTTCGGCTCGGCCCGCAAAATCGAAAACGGCGGGTCGCTGACCATCCTCGCCACGATCCTGGTCCAGACGGGCAGCCGCATGGATGAGGTCATCTTCGAAGAGTTCAAGGGCACGGGCAACATGGAAATCGTCCTCTCCCGCGAAATTTCCAACCGGCGGATTTTTCCCGCGGTGGACATCTCGAAAAGCGGCACGCGCAAGGAAGAGCTGCTGATCGATCCCAAGGAACTCGAACTGGTCCGGAAGATACGGCGCGTTCTTGCCACCTTCAATCCCGTGGAAGCCGCCCAGGCGCTCATCGAACAGCTCCAAAAATTTCCCACCAACAAAGACCTGCTCGGGCATCTGGCCAGCCAAACGTCCGCCTAG